The nucleotide window AACTCAGCAGGATAAGTACTATTGGCGTGAATGCCGCCAACCTTCCCCGCAGCAATAATCGCCGCATCAGGCCTCGTTTCGGCATAGAAACGATGCACGGCAGCCTGATCTCCGAGATCGAGCTCACTCCGACTACGGGTGATGATTTCGACGCCGGGCTCCTGCTGGTAGCGCCGCACAAGTGCGGCCCCAACCATGCCCTGATGACCTGAGATGAAGAGTTTCATCGCTTTTCGTCCATTCCATTATGAACTAGCAAGAGCCGCCTTCACACGCGCCTCCTGCTCCGCCATCTGTAGATCGGAATCGACCATGATTTTGACAAGATCTTTGAAGCGGACTTTGGGCTCCCAACCGAGTTGGCGCTTTGCTTTGGCTGGATCACCGATGAGTAGCTCCACTTCAGCAGGCCGCTCATAGCGAGAGTCATGCACGACGTACTTCTCCCAGTCCAAGCCGAGAAGCTGGAAGGTCTCTTGGCAGAACTCCCGCACACTGTGCGTCTCATTGGTGGCGACGACGTAGTCATCAGGCTGATCCTGCTGGAGCATGAGCCACATCATTTCGACATACTCACCCGCGAATCCCCAATCGCGTTTCGCGTCGAGGTTGCCGAGATAGAGCTTGTCCTGAAGGCCCAATTTAATGCGAGTAGCTGCACGCGTGATCTTACGAGTCACGAAAGTCTCTCCACGGCGAGGACTCTCGTGATTGAAGAGAATGCCATTGCTGGCATGCAGGCCGTAGCTCTCCCGGTAATTCACCGTGAGCCAGTATGCATAAACTTTGGCACAACCATATGGTGAACGCGGCCAAAACGGCGTCTTCTCGGTCTGCGGCACCTCCTGCACCTTGCCGAACATCTCTGAGGAGGACGCTTGGTAGAAACGTGTGTTTTTGACCAATCCAGCCTCGCGAATGGACTCCAAAATGCGCACTGCCCCCAGCCCATCGACATCACCCGTGTATTCAGGGATGTCGAAAGAGACCTTCACATGAGACTGAGCCCCGAGATTATAGATTTCGTCCGGCTTCAGTTCATAAAGCAGCTTCACCATGTGCACGGCATCGGCCAAGTCGCCGTAATGGAGCTTTAAACGACTACCATCAACATGTGGGTCCTGATAAATGTGATCAATGCGCCCAGTGTTAAAACTCGAAGAGCGGCGGATGATACCGTGTACTTCATAGCCTTTTTTGAGGAGGAGTTCGGCCAGATAGGAGCCGTCTTGTCCAGTAATGCCAGTGATGAGCGCTTTTTTCATGTGGAAGTGGTGGGAATATGGCCTCTAACGTCTTTTGACAGGCTTTCGAGAAAAATTTACTCCTTCGCTCGTCAGCGGGCAGCCGTGGCGATGATCTCGACCAGACGTGGGCACAGGACGGAGTGCGAAAATTCGGCTCCTAGGGCCTGAGCGGCAGCATTTGGCGGCTGCGGCCCACGAGCAGCAGCGGAGCGTATTTCCCCCAAGATGCGGTCCACTTCCCCATGCTGCGCTAGGCGGGCATAAGCAGGATCGGCCAATCGGCGCACGATGTCCCCCCCGTGGCTCTGCTTCGGCCCCACAAACAACAGGGGAATGCCAAGCGTGAGGATGTTGTAAATTTTGCAGGGATGTACGATGCCAACAAACGGATCCCCCATCACAACTAGGTGCAGATCCGCACTAGAAAGCGAGCCTGAAAGCTCCTCCATCGGCTGATAAGGCAGTGTCGTGATATTCGACAGCGATTGTTCTTTTTGAAAAGCCTGCACCTTCTTAAACTCGCTACCACCGCCGACAAAGAGGAAGTGGATGTGATCCTCGCATTTCAGAGCCTGCGCAGCCGCCAGCACCGTATCGAGCGGATGGCATGGGCTGTGATTCCCCGAGTACATGACGACAAATTTGCTGCCCAGGCCGTGCTTGGCGCGAAAAGCCTCACGCGCCGGCACATCGAAACGCACGGCCTGATCGTGAGACCAGGGCGCATCCGTGTGAATGACCTCCTCATGCACTCCTTTGCGGATCAGCCGCTCCGCCATAAAGCGATCCAGCGCGATGATGCGTGCCGCCTGTCGGAAGCTCCATTTTTGGATGAACGTCAGCGTGCGCTCCACCACCCCGCCCGCTTTGAGCCAGCCCGCCGCCACCGCTTCATCTGGATTCAAGTCCATCACCCACGGCACCACCTCACCGCCTTTGAGCTTCGCCGCCACCGTGCCCAGTGTGGAGATCAGCGGCGGTGAAGTGAGGCAAACCGTCACATCATGCCGTGGCATGAAGAGAAGGATGCGGGCCGCGTTCAGCCAAAACACGCCAAAGTCGATGAGGCGGTGCAGTTTGGACTTTTTGCCGAGTCCTGGAGTCCAGATGCGACGAATGTCGATACCGTTCCACCTCTCTCGCACAGGATAACGCCGCGTCGGATCATCATAACCGCGACTGGATGCCACGGCGGTGACGTGATGCCCTGTCTTGACCAACTCCAATGCCAGATCCGTGAGATGTTGGGCAGTGGCTACATGATCAGGGTGGAAGCACTGATTTATTAAAAGGATGCGTAATCCGCTCTCATATCGGACTGGGGGGGGATTGAGCGTCATCGTCAAAGGCCCTGGATAATGGTTTCGTAAAGCTCTCTGAGTCTTACCCCGGTAGCGGCCATGCCATGATGTGACCAAGCGTATGCACGGGCCGCCTGACCAAGCTTTACACTTTCTTCCTGGCTTGAAAGCAACCTTAAAACATCCGGAGCTATGGCATCCGCACTGCACGGGATCAGGCTCACCGCATCATCACGGGCCGCAGAGACTGCCAGAGCAACTTTATCGGTGGCAACGCATGGCAGTCCAGCAGCCATCGCCTCCAGCAGAGCCATTCCAAAGTTCTCCGAATGCGAGGGAAGGCAGAACACCTTTGCAGCAGCCAGCGCCGAGAGTTTCAGGTCTCCACTAAGGAATCCAGCCCAGGTAATGGCCTCAGACACACCATGTACCTCAGCCAAACGGCGTAGCTCCTCTATGAGCTGCGGTGGGCCATCTCCCACGATGACCAGCCGAGCATCGGTCACCGTCTTCTGAATCTCCCGGAAGGCCGGAATCAGCATCTCGAGCCCCTTTTTTCGGTCCACCCTGGAAATGAAAACGATTCGCGATCCGGCGGCAGCTTCTGGAAACCTTTCCAAAAAAAGTGCCGGGCTGGGGAGGCACTCAAAGTCCGCCAGATCGATTCCAAGGGGAATGATCACCGCCATGGAACGAATGCCGAGGCGTGCCACATCCTCGGCCTCATCTAGGCTTGTAAAATGCATGGCCGCCGCCACATCAAAGAAAGGTTTCTCGAAGAGCCGGAAGAACATTTTTTTGAGCATCGGGCGCCGGTTTTCCATGCCCCAACGATTCAATATGCCAAGCGGGCGGACCACAAAAGGAACCCGTGCCTTTGCCGCAGCCCGACATGCGGCCCAACTCGAGTAGGTGAACACGCCATGAACGTGGACTAAATCGTAATCCACTACATGGCGAGCGAGCCATTTCCCAAGAGCAACAGATACCCGGTAAGGACGGCAAGTGAGCCCAAACGAGAGGCGCTGAAAGCCTTCCTTGTCGCTCACGGCACCTTGCGAGGAATGGCCTTCCGGCAAGGTTTCATCAATCGTTGCCACATGCACCTCGACACCCGCAGCCGCTAGGCCTCGGGCCATCACCGGCATGGCCGCAGCAGGCCCTCCATAAGAGGCTGCGAGACTGGGTATGACATGCAAGACTCGCATCCTGAGTATTCAAAGGCTTTTGAGCCACTGCTGGAGCATAAATACCGTCCAAATTTGATACCATGGCGGATTTGCACCGTGCAATACGGCGGCAGCTTCCTTGAACTCATGCCCCCAGCGCTGTGACAGCCATTTATCAAAGGGGAACATGAAACCGCGTTTCGGCTGGTTCTTGACCCAGTCTGGCACCTCTGGCACCGCATCGAGCAGCAACTGTTTTCCGGCCTGAACCCGGAACCTGGAGGGGATCTTTGAGATCGACTCAAACAGCATTTTGTCCACAAACGGAACCCGCAATTCAAGACCATGCCGCATGCTCATGACGTCACTGTCACGCAGAAGCTGGTTTCGCATGTAGAAACTGGCCTCGCAGGCACTGACCGCATCAGCCTCATCAGTTAGATCAAACACTTCATAGGGCGGCGGTGGCTCGATGGCCTCGCTGCTGCCCGTGATCGCCCTAACGAGTGCCATCGCCTCACGCTGGGAAAATATGCCACGAAAGGCACGGTAAGCTTCGAATACTGACGGCTTTCCGCCAAGAAACGCGCCCAAGCGGCGAACGCGTGACGGCATCAGCGAATTTTGAAAGATCCTGGAGGAAAGAGATGACAAGCCAGGCACCCAATGTGCCACCTTCGCGAGGGTCATCAGGCGTGGTATTTTCTGAAAGCTCGGATAACCACCGAAAAATTCATCCCCCCAAACCGGACAACACGACTTTCATCCCGTGCTGCCTGGCGAAAGCCGATACGGTGAACGTGTTGAGCCCATCGACGCTCGGCTGATCCATCGAATCCAAATAACTGGCGAAACTTTGCTCCGCGAACTGTCCGTTCATGGCTAGCTCGTGATGGCTAGCACCAAAATGAGCGGCTGTCCGCGCAGCGATCCCGCTTTCATCCAATACCTGATCATCCACACCAATCGAAAAAGTGGATACCCCCCGATGCCCGATTTTTTCCGCCAGTGCGAGGAGCACCGTCGAATCTATTCCTCCGCTCAAAAAGATGCCTACAGGCACATCACTGACAAAGTGAGCCTTGATGGAATCCAGCAATGCCTCGCGGCAGAGATGCACCGCCTCATTGGCACCAATGGGACCAGGGTCGAAATTCACATGCCAGTAGCGCTTTATTTTCATGCCATCCCGCCGCCAGAAAAGAGTATGCCCGGCCTCTAGACATCTGACATCACGAAGAAGAGTGCCAGGCTCGGAAACCGAACCCAATTTTAGGTAGCGGAGCATCGCGCCGCGATCTAACTCTCTACTGACGAGGTGACCACGGGCAAGAGCACGCAATTCAGACGCGAAAACCAAGGTTCCATTTGCACCAGCGTGATAGTAGAGCGGCTTTATGCCAAATGGATCACGAGCTAGGAAGGCGGTCTTTGACTGTTCGTCCCAGATGGCAAAGGCGAACATCCCACGAAGCATGGGCACCATTTCCTCGCCATGACACTGATACAAGCGTAGGAGCACCTCAGTATCCGTCTGGGTGTGGAAAACAATGCCTCTTGCTTCCAAAGAGGCTCGCAGCTCCCTGAAATTGTAGATCTCGCCATTGAACGTAATGGTCAATGGCACATCTGACAGTGACATTGGCTGGTGGCCCGCCTCTGACAAATCGAGAATGGAAAGACGAGTGTGAACAAACCCCGCTTCTCTGGATGGAGACAACCACATACCCAGGTCATCTGGTCCACGATGCAAAAGACTCTTTTGCATGCTCCTCAACTCATCCTCGATCGGGATGGGTAAGGTCTTCGAGTGAATAATTCCGGCGATTCCGCACATTGGCGCGTTAGTGTATTTTTTTTAATGATTTAGCAGGATTTATGTCACCTGCAAACAGCGCCTTATTGTAGCGCCTTCCGCCACGCCGAAACTGCACTCTGGGCTGCTTCAATGAAGCGTACAGCTCCCGATTCAAGTGAATGATCTGTCACAGACTCTCGCGCAGCCCGCCTCATTTCGTCGAGTTGCGAGCTATCCAGAGACGCGGCTTGCTTCATAGC belongs to Verrucomicrobiaceae bacterium and includes:
- a CDS encoding glycosyltransferase family 4 protein; the protein is MTLNPPPVRYESGLRILLINQCFHPDHVATAQHLTDLALELVKTGHHVTAVASSRGYDDPTRRYPVRERWNGIDIRRIWTPGLGKKSKLHRLIDFGVFWLNAARILLFMPRHDVTVCLTSPPLISTLGTVAAKLKGGEVVPWVMDLNPDEAVAAGWLKAGGVVERTLTFIQKWSFRQAARIIALDRFMAERLIRKGVHEEVIHTDAPWSHDQAVRFDVPAREAFRAKHGLGSKFVVMYSGNHSPCHPLDTVLAAAQALKCEDHIHFLFVGGGSEFKKVQAFQKEQSLSNITTLPYQPMEELSGSLSSADLHLVVMGDPFVGIVHPCKIYNILTLGIPLLFVGPKQSHGGDIVRRLADPAYARLAQHGEVDRILGEIRSAAARGPQPPNAAAQALGAEFSHSVLCPRLVEIIATAAR
- a CDS encoding glycosyltransferase, translated to MPVMARGLAAAGVEVHVATIDETLPEGHSSQGAVSDKEGFQRLSFGLTCRPYRVSVALGKWLARHVVDYDLVHVHGVFTYSSWAACRAAAKARVPFVVRPLGILNRWGMENRRPMLKKMFFRLFEKPFFDVAAAMHFTSLDEAEDVARLGIRSMAVIIPLGIDLADFECLPSPALFLERFPEAAAGSRIVFISRVDRKKGLEMLIPAFREIQKTVTDARLVIVGDGPPQLIEELRRLAEVHGVSEAITWAGFLSGDLKLSALAAAKVFCLPSHSENFGMALLEAMAAGLPCVATDKVALAVSAARDDAVSLIPCSADAIAPDVLRLLSSQEESVKLGQAARAYAWSHHGMAATGVRLRELYETIIQGL
- the gmd gene encoding GDP-mannose 4,6-dehydratase; this translates as MKKALITGITGQDGSYLAELLLKKGYEVHGIIRRSSSFNTGRIDHIYQDPHVDGSRLKLHYGDLADAVHMVKLLYELKPDEIYNLGAQSHVKVSFDIPEYTGDVDGLGAVRILESIREAGLVKNTRFYQASSSEMFGKVQEVPQTEKTPFWPRSPYGCAKVYAYWLTVNYRESYGLHASNGILFNHESPRRGETFVTRKITRAATRIKLGLQDKLYLGNLDAKRDWGFAGEYVEMMWLMLQQDQPDDYVVATNETHSVREFCQETFQLLGLDWEKYVVHDSRYERPAEVELLIGDPAKAKRQLGWEPKVRFKDLVKIMVDSDLQMAEQEARVKAALASS